The following are from one region of the Cloacibacterium sp. TD35 genome:
- a CDS encoding DUF6132 family protein: protein MENFIKKYKLGLIGIVLGGILGYAYYHFIGCNTGTCAITSKPFNSSVYGMVMGYLILSTFEKTKENK from the coding sequence ATGGAAAATTTTATCAAAAAATACAAACTAGGACTCATCGGAATCGTATTAGGCGGCATTTTAGGTTATGCTTATTACCATTTTATTGGGTGCAATACAGGAACTTGTGCCATCACTTCTAAACCATTCAACAGTTCAGTTTATGGTATGGTAATGGGCTATCTTATTCTTTCAACTTTCGAAAAAACAAAAGAAAATAAATAA
- a CDS encoding rhodanese-like domain-containing protein: protein MLGFLKNLFGGKSVDYAELVKNGAQIIDVRTPAEFNGGHVKGAKNVPLQSLNQNLGKINKNKPVITCCASGARSAAAKSILLNSGFTEVYNGGGWMSLKNKLS from the coding sequence ATGTTAGGATTTTTAAAAAACTTATTCGGCGGTAAAAGTGTAGACTACGCAGAGTTAGTAAAAAATGGTGCACAAATTATAGACGTAAGAACACCTGCAGAATTTAATGGTGGTCATGTAAAAGGGGCTAAAAACGTTCCGCTACAATCATTAAACCAAAATCTGGGGAAAATCAATAAAAACAAACCTGTAATCACATGTTGTGCAAGTGGCGCAAGAAGTGCTGCCGCAAAAAGCATTTTACTCAATAGCGGATTTACAGAAGTTTATAACGGCGGCGGCTGGATGAGCCTTAAAAACAAATTATCATAA
- a CDS encoding thioredoxin family protein, whose protein sequence is MSQKFQEIISSEKPVLIDFFAVWCQPCRVQSSVLVTVKEQVGDNARIIKIDVDQYPEIASQYNVRGVPTLALFKKGEMLWRESGVHDVNTLVSLINQHS, encoded by the coding sequence ATGTCACAAAAATTTCAAGAAATCATCAGTTCTGAAAAACCAGTGTTAATAGATTTTTTTGCAGTATGGTGCCAGCCATGTAGAGTACAATCCTCTGTATTAGTCACTGTAAAAGAACAAGTAGGAGATAATGCCAGAATTATAAAAATAGATGTAGACCAATATCCAGAAATCGCTTCTCAATATAATGTAAGAGGAGTTCCTACCCTTGCTCTTTTTAAAAAAGGTGAAATGCTTTGGAGAGAAAGTGGCGTACATGATGTAAATACATTGGTTAGTCTTATCAATCAACATAGCTAA
- a CDS encoding helix-turn-helix domain-containing protein — protein sequence MNNFPVYSACDLISTENSESEIVVHELQDLLTEKSFIPEKPHRHTFHQILYVEEGAGIHKIDFEDYSMNAPIIYFISAGQVHNLEFKKQFAKGYLINFNAEFFTSFLAKSHCIDQLPFFRINGNFTSYQIKKEKAEELQEIFDKINFEYKQQKRKSEDLIRIYLLELFYFILNDEENTDENVNITNQRILINKFQKLVEENYSAEHYPKFYADKLAITANYLNFVCRTFSGKKAGETIRNRIILEAKRLLINSELSISQISFQLGFEDNSYFTKFFKTHAKISPSEFRQHINK from the coding sequence ATGAATAATTTTCCTGTTTATAGCGCTTGTGATTTAATTTCTACTGAAAATTCAGAAAGTGAAATAGTAGTTCATGAATTGCAAGATTTATTGACAGAAAAAAGCTTTATTCCAGAAAAACCACACCGTCACACTTTTCATCAGATTTTGTATGTAGAAGAAGGCGCAGGAATTCATAAAATAGATTTCGAAGACTATAGCATGAATGCACCAATTATCTATTTCATTTCTGCGGGACAAGTACATAATCTGGAATTCAAAAAACAATTTGCCAAAGGTTATTTAATTAACTTCAATGCAGAGTTTTTCACCTCATTTCTTGCAAAATCTCACTGTATAGACCAGTTACCATTTTTCAGAATTAATGGAAACTTCACTTCTTACCAAATCAAAAAAGAAAAAGCTGAAGAACTACAAGAAATTTTTGATAAAATTAATTTTGAATACAAACAACAAAAAAGAAAATCCGAAGATTTAATCAGGATTTATCTTCTCGAACTGTTTTACTTCATCTTAAATGACGAAGAAAACACAGACGAAAACGTAAATATTACCAATCAAAGAATTTTAATCAATAAATTCCAAAAGCTAGTAGAAGAAAACTACTCTGCCGAACATTATCCCAAATTTTATGCAGACAAGCTTGCTATTACCGCAAATTACCTCAATTTCGTGTGTAGAACCTTTTCCGGCAAAAAAGCTGGAGAAACCATCAGAAACAGGATTATTCTAGAAGCTAAAAGACTGCTCATCAACTCAGAATTAAGCATTTCACAGATTTCATTTCAATTAGGTTTTGAAGACAATTCTTATTTTACAAAGTTTTTCAAAACCCACGCTAAGATTTCGCCTTCCGAATTCAGACAGCATATTAATAAATAA
- a CDS encoding DUF4476 domain-containing protein: MRKFYFLLAAFIALGFSAQEAGKAGELLKNEASKTETSAKNEAFGRNNSQDKSSVFRNDNGFRNSTEKSRPNYNWNQNYAYGYAEVFLRIPEQGYFSIEIGDQKISNASGKFRFFDLMPGNNVISIYERNFLVYRTRINIKNNTRLVLDYFTHQGLYLLGTYNLRNNHGNVWNDTWNSPYGNGNGNSWDPYDDYQNDYGYGDAYGNVMSDREFSSFIQMLKKQSFDDRRLDFIKSQLNKTDFNTRQIKAMMKEFSFDKNRLEFAKMAYRNCVDKRNYFELYDAFDFESYARDLNKFVQNQR; encoded by the coding sequence ATGAGAAAATTTTATTTTTTATTAGCCGCTTTCATCGCATTAGGATTTAGTGCACAAGAAGCAGGAAAAGCTGGAGAATTATTAAAAAACGAAGCGAGCAAAACCGAAACTTCTGCAAAAAATGAAGCTTTCGGCAGAAATAACTCTCAAGATAAATCTTCAGTTTTTAGAAATGATAATGGTTTTAGAAATTCTACAGAAAAATCAAGACCTAATTATAATTGGAACCAAAATTACGCTTATGGTTACGCCGAAGTTTTCTTAAGAATTCCAGAGCAAGGTTACTTTAGCATAGAAATTGGTGACCAAAAAATTTCTAACGCATCAGGTAAATTTAGATTTTTTGACTTGATGCCAGGAAACAACGTCATTTCTATCTATGAAAGAAATTTCCTAGTTTACAGAACCAGAATCAATATTAAAAATAATACCAGATTGGTTTTAGACTATTTCACACATCAAGGTTTATATCTTCTAGGAACTTACAACCTAAGAAACAACCACGGAAATGTTTGGAATGACACTTGGAACAGTCCTTACGGAAATGGAAACGGAAATTCTTGGGATCCTTATGATGATTATCAAAACGATTACGGATACGGAGATGCTTACGGAAATGTAATGAGCGATAGAGAATTTTCTTCTTTCATACAAATGTTGAAAAAACAAAGTTTTGATGACAGAAGATTAGATTTTATAAAAAGCCAACTCAATAAAACTGATTTCAACACAAGACAAATCAAAGCGATGATGAAAGAATTTAGTTTTGATAAAAACAGATTAGAATTTGCAAAAATGGCGTATAGAAATTGTGTAGACAAAAGAAACTATTTTGAATTATACGACGCATTTGACTTTGAAAGTTACGCCAGAGATTTGAACAAATTTGTTCAAAACCAAAGATAA
- a CDS encoding Tll0287-like domain-containing protein: MKTRIYLTLAVSGMFLIQCSKETGNKGVLPKEIIPQKQLTKADFKKIAEETKKNLVTNLTQKISEKGAENALEFCNVNAIPLTKQLEDQHNVTIKRVSDKNRNPDNAANETERKYIDFFKEQLVLKQKLEAKFDNGVFYAPITTNSMCLQCHGSEKDIKPETLAKIKSLYPNDKATGYQENEMRGLMVIKPN; encoded by the coding sequence ATGAAAACCAGAATTTACTTAACGCTCGCTGTTTCAGGAATGTTTTTGATTCAATGTTCCAAAGAAACGGGAAATAAAGGTGTTTTGCCCAAGGAAATTATTCCGCAAAAACAATTAACGAAAGCTGATTTTAAAAAAATCGCCGAAGAAACCAAAAAGAATTTGGTGACCAATCTTACGCAGAAAATTTCTGAAAAAGGAGCCGAAAATGCTTTAGAATTTTGTAATGTAAACGCCATTCCGCTCACCAAACAGTTGGAAGACCAGCATAATGTCACGATAAAAAGAGTTTCTGATAAAAATAGAAATCCTGATAATGCAGCAAATGAAACAGAAAGAAAATATATTGATTTTTTTAAAGAACAACTTGTTTTGAAACAAAAATTAGAAGCAAAATTTGATAATGGAGTTTTTTATGCGCCAATTACCACAAACAGTATGTGTTTGCAATGTCATGGCTCTGAAAAAGATATAAAACCAGAAACCTTAGCGAAAATAAAATCACTCTATCCTAATGATAAAGCAACAGGATATCAAGAGAATGAAATGCGAGGTTTGATGGTGATTAAACCGAACTAA
- a CDS encoding YybH family protein has product MKNFFTIILLSSFGIFFSQEKDMLKVLHEQQTAWNNGDIEGFMKGYWKNDSLLFIGSKGPTYGWQKTLDNYKKTYPNKEMMGILEFSDIQVKMLGKKHAYVFGKWKLIRANDTPNGIYTLVFQKFNDGWKIISDHTN; this is encoded by the coding sequence ATGAAAAATTTTTTTACAATTATTTTGTTATCAAGTTTCGGCATCTTTTTCTCTCAAGAAAAAGACATGTTGAAAGTTTTACATGAACAACAAACCGCTTGGAACAATGGTGACATTGAGGGCTTTATGAAAGGATACTGGAAAAATGATTCACTGCTTTTTATCGGCTCGAAAGGCCCGACTTACGGTTGGCAAAAAACATTAGACAACTACAAAAAAACTTATCCCAATAAAGAAATGATGGGTATTCTAGAATTTTCTGACATTCAAGTGAAAATGCTGGGCAAAAAACATGCTTATGTTTTTGGAAAGTGGAAACTCATCCGTGCAAATGACACTCCTAATGGAATTTACACTTTGGTTTTTCAGAAATTTAATGACGGCTGGAAAATTATTTCAGACCATACAAATTAA
- a CDS encoding amidohydrolase — protein sequence MKIIGLSQNIIWKEKQENFLLIEEKFKDLEADLFLLPEMFTTGFYMKAQEVADEEGLALTWMKNFAKSKNAAIGGSVSVKDNGKFYNRFYYVKPNGTYHQYDKRHLFSYTGEDKVYTAGTERVVVEYLGFRFLLQVCFDARFPVFARNRKDYDVVLNVANWPETRVLAWETLNRARAIENQAYVFALNRTGEDGNNLKYQESSHCFFADGTDVSTKNGDLIFAELDLQKLEAFRKEFPFLNDADEFNLYGLK from the coding sequence ATGAAAATCATCGGTTTAAGTCAAAATATTATTTGGAAAGAAAAACAAGAAAATTTTCTTTTGATAGAAGAAAAATTTAAAGATTTAGAAGCAGATTTATTTTTGCTTCCAGAGATGTTTACCACTGGTTTCTACATGAAAGCTCAGGAAGTAGCAGACGAAGAAGGACTTGCACTGACTTGGATGAAGAATTTTGCGAAATCTAAAAATGCTGCAATTGGCGGAAGCGTTTCTGTAAAGGATAATGGCAAATTCTATAACCGATTTTATTATGTAAAACCAAACGGAACTTACCATCAATACGATAAAAGACATCTTTTTTCTTACACTGGTGAAGATAAAGTATACACTGCAGGAACGGAAAGAGTAGTGGTAGAATATTTAGGATTCAGATTTTTATTACAAGTTTGTTTTGATGCGAGATTTCCTGTTTTTGCGAGAAACAGAAAAGACTATGATGTAGTTCTAAATGTCGCGAATTGGCCAGAAACCAGAGTTCTTGCGTGGGAAACATTAAATAGAGCAAGAGCAATCGAAAATCAAGCCTATGTTTTTGCCTTAAATAGAACTGGTGAAGACGGAAATAACTTGAAATATCAAGAAAGTAGCCATTGTTTTTTTGCAGATGGAACAGATGTTTCTACTAAAAATGGAGATTTAATCTTTGCAGAATTAGATTTGCAAAAATTAGAAGCTTTCAGAAAAGAGTTTCCTTTTTTAAATGATGCAGATGAATTTAATTTGTATGGTCTGAAATAA
- a CDS encoding DUF6646 family protein produces the protein MKKLVLAFAMLFAGQLAFAQAWQGKGDQKLQIGFNGYGNGTGITGTYDYGISNVVSLGAGANFYFDGYEDDHKAFVFGRVNFHLQDALNMPSKWDLYPGLDVGVLGNTFGLGAHLGVRYFFNNNVGAFIEAGNNGSIGLSFNF, from the coding sequence ATGAAAAAATTAGTATTAGCATTCGCAATGTTGTTCGCAGGACAATTAGCATTTGCTCAAGCATGGCAAGGTAAAGGCGACCAAAAATTACAAATTGGTTTTAATGGTTACGGTAACGGAACTGGCATTACAGGGACTTATGACTACGGAATTTCTAACGTAGTTTCATTAGGAGCTGGAGCTAATTTTTACTTCGATGGTTATGAAGATGACCACAAAGCTTTCGTTTTCGGTAGAGTAAATTTCCACCTTCAAGATGCTCTTAATATGCCAAGCAAATGGGATTTATACCCTGGTTTAGATGTAGGTGTATTAGGAAACACATTCGGTCTAGGTGCACACTTAGGGGTGAGATATTTCTTTAACAACAATGTAGGTGCATTTATAGAAGCTGGTAATAATGGTAGCATAGGTTTATCATTTAACTTCTAG